Proteins from a genomic interval of Candidatus Dormiibacterota bacterium:
- a CDS encoding alpha/beta hydrolase, whose translation MEHVEGRLAGTGGIQVYWQAWLPEGEPRAVVVIAHGAGEHSGRYAHVAAHLVAAGYAVHALDHRGHGRTTGRRALVDRIDHVVADLDAFVLVAGNRHPGRPVFLLGHSMGGCIALAYGLRYQQRLEGLLLSGAVAQLDAPAVLRVVVRVLSRVAPALGVVAVDPALVSRDPAVVHAYRDDPLVFHGKLPARTVAEMADAADGFPAAAPALRLPLLVMHGGADAIVPVAGSRMVHERAGSADRTLRIYDGLSHEILNEPEQAEVLADITGWLDAHTEGEARP comes from the coding sequence GTGGAGCACGTGGAGGGACGCCTCGCCGGCACCGGCGGCATCCAGGTCTACTGGCAGGCGTGGCTGCCCGAGGGCGAGCCCCGGGCGGTGGTGGTGATCGCCCACGGCGCGGGCGAGCACTCCGGCCGCTATGCCCACGTCGCCGCGCACCTGGTCGCGGCCGGCTACGCCGTGCACGCCCTCGACCACCGCGGCCACGGCCGCACCACCGGGCGCCGCGCCCTGGTCGACCGCATCGACCACGTGGTCGCCGACCTCGACGCGTTCGTCCTGGTGGCCGGCAACCGTCACCCCGGGCGCCCGGTATTCCTGCTCGGGCACAGCATGGGCGGCTGCATCGCGCTGGCCTACGGGCTGCGATACCAGCAGCGGCTCGAGGGCCTGCTGCTCTCCGGGGCGGTGGCGCAGCTCGACGCCCCGGCGGTGCTCAGGGTGGTGGTGCGCGTCCTCTCCCGGGTCGCGCCCGCCCTGGGTGTGGTGGCGGTCGACCCAGCCCTGGTCAGCCGCGACCCGGCGGTGGTGCACGCCTATCGGGACGACCCCCTGGTCTTCCACGGGAAGCTGCCGGCGCGGACCGTGGCGGAGATGGCGGATGCCGCCGACGGCTTCCCGGCGGCGGCGCCGGCGCTGCGGCTGCCGCTCCTGGTGATGCACGGCGGCGCCGACGCCATCGTCCCGGTGGCGGGCAGCCGGATGGTGCACGAGCGCGCCGGCTCGGCCGATCGAACCCTCAGGATCTACGACGGGCTCTCTCACGAGATCCTCAACGAGCCGGAGCAGGCGGAGGTGCTCGCCGACATCACCGGCTGGCTCGACGCTCACACCGAGGGGGAGGCGAGACCATGA
- a CDS encoding wax ester/triacylglycerol synthase domain-containing protein, producing the protein MARAALPQTDEEAWAAAAAWATAGEMSPFEALMWRAESDPRLRSPMTVVDVLDRAPDWRRLVAAHQWGTRLVPRARQRVVEPPLHLGAPAWAADPDFDLHHHLRRARVPPPGTLTQVLELAEQMAMTPFDRARPLWEALLVEGMEGGGAAYLFKIHHSVTDGMGGIQLLSLLHSRRREPSRRTPMPPPPQPARISPLSVLGGQVRRRLRAAPAEAGRHLGSGMIALGRLAADPVDAVGGALRFGRSLQRVLAPPPAPPSPLLRGRSLSWRFGALECGVDALRAAGRAAGGTHGDADVAAGRGGVRRYHEHFGVAVDELPMAMPVSLRRDDHPMGGNRFAGARLAAPVGEPDPGERIRLIHDLVLGARAEPAADALGLLAPALSLVPTPLITRWYAALTGGLDLQASNVPGIPHPVYIAGARIERMYPFGPLPGCAVMTGLVSHVDTCCIGVNCDAAAVTDVDRFLDCLGEGLAEVLALASHTGG; encoded by the coding sequence ATGGCCCGCGCCGCCCTCCCGCAGACCGACGAGGAGGCCTGGGCGGCCGCCGCCGCGTGGGCCACCGCCGGCGAGATGAGCCCGTTCGAGGCGCTGATGTGGCGGGCCGAGAGCGACCCCCGGCTGCGCTCGCCGATGACCGTCGTGGACGTCCTCGACCGCGCCCCCGACTGGCGGCGGCTGGTGGCCGCGCACCAGTGGGGCACCCGGCTGGTGCCGCGGGCGCGGCAGCGGGTGGTCGAGCCGCCGCTGCACCTCGGCGCCCCGGCCTGGGCCGCCGACCCCGACTTCGACCTCCACCACCACCTGCGCCGCGCCCGGGTGCCCCCGCCCGGCACCCTCACCCAGGTGCTCGAGCTCGCCGAGCAGATGGCGATGACCCCGTTCGACCGCGCCCGGCCGCTCTGGGAGGCGCTGCTCGTCGAGGGAATGGAGGGCGGCGGCGCCGCCTACCTGTTCAAGATCCACCACAGCGTGACCGACGGGATGGGCGGCATCCAGCTGCTCAGCCTGCTCCACAGCCGCCGCCGCGAGCCCTCGCGGCGCACCCCGATGCCGCCGCCGCCCCAGCCGGCGCGGATCTCGCCGCTGTCGGTCCTCGGCGGCCAGGTGCGGCGCCGGCTGCGGGCGGCGCCGGCCGAGGCGGGGCGCCACCTGGGGTCCGGGATGATCGCGCTCGGGCGGCTCGCCGCCGACCCGGTCGACGCCGTCGGCGGCGCGCTGCGGTTCGGGCGCTCGCTGCAGCGGGTGCTGGCGCCGCCGCCGGCGCCCCCCTCGCCACTGCTCCGTGGGCGCAGCCTCTCCTGGCGCTTCGGCGCCCTGGAGTGCGGGGTGGACGCGCTCCGCGCCGCCGGCCGTGCCGCCGGCGGCACCCACGGCGACGCCGATGTCGCCGCCGGCCGCGGCGGCGTCCGGCGCTACCACGAGCATTTCGGGGTGGCCGTCGACGAGCTGCCGATGGCGATGCCCGTCAGCCTCCGCCGCGACGACCACCCGATGGGCGGCAACCGCTTCGCCGGGGCGCGGCTGGCCGCGCCGGTGGGCGAGCCCGACCCCGGCGAGCGGATCCGGCTGATCCACGACCTCGTCCTCGGCGCCCGCGCCGAGCCCGCCGCCGACGCCCTCGGGCTGCTCGCCCCCGCCCTCAGCCTGGTGCCGACCCCGCTGATCACCCGCTGGTACGCCGCCCTGACCGGCGGCCTCGACCTCCAGGCGAGCAACGTGCCCGGCATCCCCCACCCGGTGTACATCGCCGGGGCGCGGATCGAGCGCATGTACCCGTTCGGACCGCTGCCCGGCTGCGCGGTGATGACCGGGCTGGTCTCCCACGTCGACACCTGCTGCATCGGAGTCAACTGCGACGCCGCCGCGGTCACCGACGTCGACCGCTTCCTCGACTGCCTCGGCGAGGGGCTCGCCGAGGTGCTGGCACTGGCATCGCACACCGGAGGCTGA
- a CDS encoding NAD(P)H-dependent glycerol-3-phosphate dehydrogenase: MSRQPGVTVVGAGSWGTTVASMVARRTPTTIWSRRPEVAEEIASEHTNQAYLPDRLLDPGLRATAALDEAAGEADVLVMAVPSHGFRQVLEQAAPHLRPWVPVISLSKGLEQGTRARMTEVIAEVLPGHPAGVLAGPNLAREILDGYAAAALVAMPDLRVAAALQEIFRSTLFRVYTGTDVCGAEIAGALKNVFAIAAGMASGLGTGDNTLALVISRCLAELTRLGVAMGGERHTFAGLAGMGDLLATCMSPQSRNRRVGVELARGRSIDEVTGEMKMVAEGVRTSRVVIELAEEHGVEVPIAHEVHMVVNEGRSPEEAFRGLMRRRPTTELAAG, translated from the coding sequence GTGAGCCGCCAGCCCGGCGTGACGGTGGTGGGGGCGGGGTCGTGGGGCACGACGGTGGCGTCCATGGTGGCGCGGCGCACCCCCACGACGATCTGGTCGCGCCGCCCCGAGGTCGCCGAGGAGATCGCCTCCGAGCACACCAATCAGGCCTACCTCCCCGACCGCCTCCTCGACCCCGGGCTCCGGGCCACCGCCGCCCTCGACGAGGCGGCGGGCGAGGCCGACGTGCTGGTGATGGCGGTGCCGAGCCACGGCTTCCGCCAGGTGCTGGAGCAGGCGGCACCGCACCTGCGCCCCTGGGTGCCGGTGATCAGTCTGAGCAAGGGCCTGGAGCAGGGCACCCGGGCGCGGATGACCGAGGTGATCGCCGAGGTGCTCCCCGGCCATCCCGCCGGGGTGCTCGCCGGGCCCAACCTGGCCCGGGAGATCCTCGACGGCTACGCCGCCGCGGCGCTGGTGGCGATGCCCGACCTGCGCGTCGCCGCCGCCCTCCAGGAGATCTTCCGCAGCACCCTGTTCCGCGTCTACACCGGCACCGACGTCTGCGGCGCCGAGATCGCCGGGGCGCTGAAGAACGTCTTCGCCATCGCCGCGGGCATGGCCTCGGGCCTGGGCACCGGCGACAACACCCTCGCCCTGGTGATCTCGCGCTGCCTCGCCGAGCTCACCCGTCTCGGGGTGGCGATGGGCGGAGAGCGGCACACCTTCGCCGGCCTCGCCGGCATGGGCGACCTGCTCGCCACCTGCATGAGCCCGCAGAGCCGCAACCGGCGGGTCGGGGTGGAGCTGGCCCGGGGACGCTCCATCGACGAGGTGACCGGCGAGATGAAGATGGTCGCCGAGGGGGTCAGGACCTCGCGGGTGGTGATCGAGCTCGCCGAGGAGCACGGCGTCGAGGTGCCCATCGCCCACGAGGTCCACATGGTGGTCAACGAGGGTCGCAGCCCCGAGGAGGCCTTCCGCGGGCTGATGCGCCGGAGGCCGACCACCGAGCTGGCGGCGGGCTGA
- a CDS encoding lysophospholipid acyltransferase family protein: MRPVVPSIRTSPLYPFERRLMLSLMWLFLRDGLHVEGLENVPRGGCIVAGNHLATCDPPLIGALIRRHDVHYMAKAEAFERAATGWIIAGYNAFPVQRHTADRLAIRRSLAVLAQGRVLIMMPEGTRSPDATLQRAEPGVGLIARRSRAPIVPVGVWGSENAMPRGVVMPRRAEVHVRYGAPVHLPDPPMGNQESADWIMARIAELVPERYRGAGARTGAAATSP, from the coding sequence ATGCGCCCCGTGGTCCCCTCCATCCGCACCTCGCCGCTGTACCCGTTCGAGCGGCGGCTGATGCTCAGCCTGATGTGGCTCTTCCTCCGTGACGGTCTCCACGTCGAGGGGCTGGAGAACGTCCCCCGGGGCGGCTGCATCGTCGCCGGCAACCACCTCGCCACCTGCGACCCGCCCCTGATCGGCGCGCTCATCCGCCGCCACGACGTCCACTACATGGCCAAGGCCGAGGCGTTCGAGAGGGCGGCCACCGGCTGGATCATCGCCGGCTACAACGCCTTCCCGGTGCAGCGCCACACCGCCGACCGGCTGGCGATCCGCCGCTCGCTGGCGGTGCTCGCCCAGGGGCGGGTGCTGATCATGATGCCGGAGGGCACGCGCAGCCCCGACGCCACCCTGCAGCGCGCCGAGCCGGGGGTGGGCCTGATCGCCCGCCGCTCCCGCGCCCCGATCGTGCCGGTCGGGGTCTGGGGAAGCGAGAACGCGATGCCGAGGGGGGTGGTGATGCCCCGGCGGGCCGAGGTGCACGTCCGCTACGGCGCTCCGGTGCACCTCCCCGACCCGCCGATGGGCAACCAGGAGAGCGCCGACTGGATCATGGCGCGGATCGCCGAGCTCGTCCCCGAGCGCTACCGCGGGGCCGGCGCGCGGACCGGCGCGGCGGCGACCTCACCGTGA
- the cmk gene encoding (d)CMP kinase, with product MSLLITVDGPAGSGKSTLGRRLATALCLPLVDTGLFYRGLTVAAVRAGLDGTDPAAAERLAGSVRIELNTDPSGGSGAWTVRVDGEDATEAARDPRHAPLLTALSGMEGVRRALLAPQREAAAAGAVAVGRDCGTVVFPGAEVKLYLDAAPEVRASRREVQLRRRGTAVDAAQLHSEVAERDARDSGRAVAPLRRADGAHVIDTGAHGIDEVAELALELCRRAGVPGC from the coding sequence ATGAGCCTGCTCATCACCGTCGACGGTCCCGCGGGCAGCGGCAAGAGCACCCTGGGACGGCGGCTGGCGACCGCGCTCTGCCTGCCTCTGGTCGACACCGGGCTCTTCTACCGCGGCCTCACCGTCGCCGCGGTGCGGGCCGGGCTCGACGGCACCGACCCCGCCGCCGCCGAACGCCTCGCCGGCTCGGTGCGCATCGAGCTGAACACCGATCCCTCCGGCGGTTCGGGCGCCTGGACGGTGCGGGTCGACGGGGAGGATGCCACCGAGGCCGCCCGCGACCCTCGGCACGCTCCGCTGCTGACCGCGCTGAGCGGCATGGAGGGGGTGCGGCGCGCCCTCCTCGCCCCCCAGCGCGAGGCCGCCGCCGCCGGCGCCGTGGCGGTCGGCCGCGACTGCGGAACCGTGGTCTTCCCCGGGGCCGAGGTGAAGCTCTACCTCGACGCCGCCCCGGAGGTGCGGGCGTCGCGGCGCGAGGTCCAGCTGCGCCGCCGGGGCACCGCCGTCGACGCCGCCCAGCTGCACTCGGAGGTCGCCGAGCGCGACGCCCGCGACTCCGGACGCGCGGTCGCCCCGCTGCGCCGTGCCGACGGCGCCCACGTCATCGACACCGGCGCCCACGGCATCGACGAGGTCGCCGAGCTCGCCCTCGAGCTGTGCCGGCGCGCCGGCGTCCCCGGCTGCTGA
- a CDS encoding pseudouridine synthase — protein sequence MTAAESPAPQRLNRYLAGRGVASRRGADLLIEAGRVAVNGRRAALGMLVDPVRDGVAVDGRPVPPALEYRTVMLNKPVGVVSTRSDPGGRPTVLDLVEDSAGLFPVGRLDTDSRGLLLLTTDGDLSLRLTHPRYGIRKRYAVSVRGRVPRAALRTLLAGVRLDDGPARALAAEVVTGDHRDATLLELEMGEGRRREVRRLCAAAGLVVTDLRRVGFGPLRLGRLAEGTSRRLRPAEEAELRAATGLAEPPADEV from the coding sequence ATGACCGCGGCCGAGTCGCCCGCGCCGCAGCGGCTCAACCGCTACCTCGCCGGTCGCGGCGTGGCCTCCCGGCGGGGCGCCGACCTGCTCATCGAGGCCGGCCGGGTGGCGGTGAACGGCCGCCGCGCCGCGCTGGGGATGCTCGTCGACCCGGTGCGCGACGGCGTCGCCGTCGACGGCCGGCCGGTGCCCCCGGCGCTCGAGTACCGCACCGTGATGCTGAACAAGCCGGTGGGGGTGGTGAGCACCCGCAGCGACCCCGGCGGCCGGCCCACCGTGCTCGACCTGGTCGAGGACTCGGCAGGGCTGTTCCCGGTCGGCCGGCTCGACACCGACAGCCGCGGGCTGCTGCTGCTGACCACCGACGGCGATCTGTCCCTTCGCCTCACCCATCCTCGCTACGGCATCCGCAAGCGCTACGCGGTGTCGGTGCGCGGCCGGGTGCCGAGGGCGGCGCTGCGCACCCTGCTCGCCGGGGTGCGGCTCGACGACGGCCCCGCCCGGGCGCTGGCCGCCGAGGTGGTCACCGGCGACCATCGCGACGCCACCCTGCTCGAGCTGGAGATGGGGGAGGGGCGGCGCCGCGAGGTGCGCCGGCTCTGCGCGGCCGCCGGCCTGGTGGTCACCGACCTGCGGCGGGTGGGCTTCGGCCCGCTCCGGCTGGGCCGGCTCGCCGAGGGCACCAGCCGCAGGCTGCGCCCCGCCGAGGAGGCCGAGCTGCGCGCCGCCACCGGCCTCGCCGAGCCCCCCGCGGACGAGGTATGA